The following proteins come from a genomic window of Edaphobacter sp. 4G125:
- a CDS encoding coiled-coil domain-containing protein: MAPPVWVLSVDLQTKTATFVSGMGEAARSARSAFSDIRNSAREGGEGVAAAGLNVRSAIGLVDNTIRGAHAMAIADLVREFQHTAIVMAALPFAVTIAGIAAVTAVAVEVANKIREWREEQEKLGNATTKFGTDVQESFNTLDQRLLQSGIRADELRNSHLGALHKQLELIDHTSMQDLVKEFESIAKAADPVFKMLEGHWYTLGIGSAGAVHAIEQFKTKYDSLLSQGKDKEASDLLAGTRDSAQKILDAQTALKNSRQGGGLMGPSVDYVSQYKALATLKAAGVGDTEKEMRAQEVLVQALNGQITAQAKIAEIKKLDSDNAKKQTGNEASARASEAARNAAQSQLAIAQAQLAADKSFADARLVIQQASVAQRLDSDLAFSQRDMDIKLQANAAEIAALDKSGKDYTNQLKALRNQQLNIEAQHTAAVAALRARADIEQNQRDLASAQQIEREKINATDQGSAERLAAIDAAIKAAQAKNLQETDYYRQLLTQRVDTVRQKTSEEAKLKADAGREAADNALKMGELSVAAERQQMAVLDSARRMTDQQRVAESLAMAEKEFQLKQQALRSQIEALDTTGKDYQNKLQALQNKELQLIKEHENEKTAIQNQATMARNNRVLNSYRQFEQGIARSTASVLLGQQSFASVMNSIASQVAGGMIQNSLMSIMAMDMTKPHEAAAAARQMFLAGTKFPFPANLVMPPILGASAFAAVMAFNQGTDMVPGVGRGDIVPAMLTPGEGIVPGGVMDGLRNVARNGGFENGGQTVQVHVRPVYNLQALDSAGIERTLKTHTATLTKHFNQQVRRMNK, from the coding sequence ATGGCTCCTCCGGTATGGGTTCTTTCTGTAGACCTCCAAACCAAGACGGCGACTTTCGTCTCTGGCATGGGAGAGGCCGCAAGGTCAGCCCGTAGTGCGTTCAGCGACATACGCAATTCAGCCCGCGAGGGCGGCGAAGGTGTTGCAGCGGCGGGCCTCAATGTCCGTTCGGCCATCGGTCTTGTTGACAACACCATCCGGGGTGCTCATGCGATGGCTATCGCTGACCTCGTCCGTGAGTTCCAGCACACGGCCATTGTGATGGCGGCCTTACCCTTTGCTGTGACCATCGCGGGCATAGCTGCTGTTACAGCCGTTGCCGTTGAAGTCGCTAACAAAATCCGTGAATGGCGGGAAGAGCAAGAAAAGCTCGGCAACGCGACAACAAAGTTCGGGACGGATGTTCAGGAGTCTTTCAACACTCTGGACCAAAGGCTTCTGCAATCGGGCATTCGTGCCGATGAACTGCGAAATAGCCATCTCGGCGCGTTGCACAAACAACTCGAACTTATCGACCACACTTCGATGCAGGATCTCGTCAAAGAGTTCGAGAGCATCGCGAAGGCCGCAGACCCCGTCTTCAAGATGTTGGAAGGCCATTGGTACACGCTTGGGATTGGCTCAGCCGGGGCGGTTCACGCTATCGAGCAATTCAAAACGAAGTACGACTCATTGTTATCTCAGGGTAAAGACAAAGAAGCATCGGATTTACTCGCAGGAACCCGCGACAGCGCACAAAAAATCCTCGATGCCCAGACCGCGCTAAAGAACAGCAGACAAGGCGGCGGTCTGATGGGGCCATCGGTGGATTACGTCTCACAGTACAAAGCTCTTGCGACGTTGAAGGCTGCCGGGGTGGGTGACACCGAGAAAGAGATGCGGGCGCAAGAAGTTCTCGTGCAAGCACTCAACGGACAGATAACCGCACAGGCCAAGATTGCCGAGATAAAGAAGCTCGACTCCGACAACGCCAAGAAACAAACCGGCAACGAAGCAAGCGCCCGAGCATCTGAAGCGGCCCGTAATGCTGCACAGAGTCAGCTCGCTATCGCACAGGCACAGCTCGCAGCAGATAAGAGCTTCGCGGATGCTCGGCTCGTAATCCAACAGGCCAGCGTCGCCCAACGCCTCGACAGTGATCTCGCTTTTTCGCAGCGGGACATGGACATCAAACTCCAGGCCAACGCCGCTGAGATTGCCGCGCTTGATAAATCCGGGAAGGATTACACGAATCAGCTCAAGGCACTCCGAAACCAACAGCTCAACATCGAGGCACAACATACCGCAGCCGTCGCAGCTCTCCGGGCACGGGCGGACATCGAGCAAAACCAACGTGACCTCGCCAGCGCTCAACAAATCGAGCGGGAGAAGATCAACGCTACAGACCAAGGTTCCGCCGAGAGGTTGGCAGCTATCGACGCGGCTATCAAAGCCGCACAAGCCAAAAACCTTCAAGAAACGGACTACTACCGGCAACTGTTGACGCAGCGGGTAGACACCGTCCGGCAGAAGACCTCCGAAGAGGCCAAGCTCAAGGCGGATGCAGGCCGTGAAGCCGCCGACAACGCCCTGAAGATGGGAGAGCTTTCCGTCGCGGCGGAGCGGCAACAAATGGCCGTGCTCGATTCTGCCCGGAGAATGACGGACCAGCAGCGCGTTGCGGAATCGCTGGCGATGGCCGAGAAGGAATTTCAGCTCAAGCAACAGGCGTTGAGATCACAGATTGAGGCGTTGGACACGACAGGCAAGGACTATCAGAACAAATTACAGGCGTTACAAAACAAAGAATTGCAGCTCATCAAAGAGCACGAGAACGAAAAGACAGCTATCCAAAACCAAGCGACGATGGCGCGGAACAATCGCGTCCTGAATTCTTATAGGCAATTCGAACAAGGCATCGCTCGAAGCACTGCAAGCGTTCTCTTAGGGCAACAGTCGTTTGCCTCGGTGATGAATAGCATAGCGAGCCAAGTTGCAGGCGGGATGATTCAGAACTCTCTGATGTCGATCATGGCGATGGACATGACAAAGCCACATGAGGCAGCAGCCGCTGCTCGTCAGATGTTTCTTGCCGGGACCAAGTTTCCTTTTCCTGCAAACCTTGTTATGCCTCCAATTCTCGGCGCTTCTGCTTTCGCGGCTGTGATGGCTTTCAATCAGGGCACGGATATGGTGCCGGGGGTAGGACGTGGTGACATAGTCCCCGCCATGTTGACCCCCGGTGAGGGTATCGTCCCCGGTGGTGTCATGGACGGTTTACGCAACGTTGCCCGGAATGGCGGCTTTGAAAACGGTGGCCAAACAGTTCAAGTTCACGTGCGCCCGGTTTATAACCTCCAGGCACTCGACAGCGCGGGTATTGAACGAACACTAAAGACTCACACGGCGACACTGACGAAGCATTTCAACCAGCAAGTCAGAAGGATGAATAAATGA
- a CDS encoding RHS repeat-associated core domain-containing protein, with product MQRAHAFAIVVLLIIFSLSAKAQSNPGTGLYTWGSFDSRGFDTINIGNLNIHFEIPLVRKPGRGLNFDYRMVYDGLHWAPALVSTSQSWVPGDGFGFRGQVSGALYAGYVTFDTLFGNKCVDNGNSIRATIFGNWVYHDPYGRNHQFNFKDTYCGFDNTNPPVATGDGSTKDGSGYYLNVADGVPDGYVYGRNGFKIGAPENPSSAVPSSITDSNGNTINNNGNGTFTDTLGTTALTIGGNGNASSPRTFTYNVARQSDSNTTATASMSYHTYTVQTNFGCPNIGEYGPLQNDLVDRITLADGTFYQFNYESTPGYSGSVTGRLASVTLPTGGTISYQYTGGCNGNGMNADGTPGSLHRVTSDGTRSYDRGASTNGSTTTLQDEAGNQTSYIFTNSGGLYYETQHTVHSGNTSGPVLADVLTCYNNISSCNGVAIATPITQKDVTISYNGGAQKKTTDAYSTNGFLNSEWVYNYGGALLKSTSYSYVAPGRISSITINDGGSHLTSKTTYNYDQGSLTTTSGIPQHNPVSSARGNQTSSYTWINTTNTWQNTSANYYDTGVPVSTTDPNGTTQYSYDSTQGFTTQVTPPTPSSGVSLPTTASYDVASGIQLSASDANNTGTPMVQYTQYDKLLRLKQINTIDGGSTIYNYYPSAWGPQSGANAITALNASTSANTSVLYDLYGRVDRKVVLNGQTSSPWYQVDYCYDVTGRLHFQPIVYQGTAWSTAKQCSGTGTTYTYDALGRVTNINTPDGNTTYQYNSRAVKVTDVNGVQKITQYDALGRITAVCEGSGVSYQGDSPQNCGLDIAGTGYLTTYAYDLSNHKTTITQGVQQRIFQTDSLGRTIYTKEPERGETTYTYVYNSTGLQVTRTKPKANQGDSNTKTNTTTQYDKVGRVVSISYDDGLTPNKQFDYDAVNSQMQWTQSPANLKGRLVDMASGSGSTLTRGLFAYDAMGRVTAMWQCAPSICGTSSQESRPALQFGYDLAGNLTSEFDGASGQIAYGRSPAGEVTSITNLNYTDTYNPPNLVSNVVNGPFGPTSYTLGNGLSVLRTYDAMGRYVGNWFCNNGSTQVDCGNANASTVFLATGSMSGNHLSWQCESIMGCHDYQYDEVNRVVVNDSFGTVYGTYSYDRYGNRWQQTSPQGGPAPSYSFDATTNHINGFGYDAAGDMTNDGFHSYTYDAEGKILQVDSGTTGQYVYDAMDRRVRTQNATATYEYLYDYAGRRLSSWLEPSNFGNEGRIYWDGQQIAYRAQNGQTYFEHKDLIGTERMRTNYTGTVASTYSSLPWGDGYSPNENDPAGDGLDNLHFAQLDKDSESGTEHAQFRQYSSTQGRWMSPDPYSGSYDFMNPQSFNRYAYASNNPLGFVDPLGLDYCDMSGAPNQNIQPGDANSCSRAGGFWVVEDPTSKDPNNCMTSASNCTVNVTDGWSDPVAPGTGMPGATGGDEQYGIPGGGGIAPSNQNIATCAANFADKYSIAGGLHALGIGNSGVGGFITNALGGNAFSGATNLISSFGSGAAGGHSVFYNMGQSLMAGPLQGIPGGSGVWGASASDLTTGAIAGGAFSAVTGAGQTLQGLNGAASLASTGIDAAEFASGVGIAKFIYDAASYGVGLVHCHN from the coding sequence ATGCAGCGAGCACATGCGTTTGCCATCGTTGTTCTTCTGATCATTTTCAGTCTTTCTGCCAAAGCGCAAAGCAACCCTGGAACGGGTCTCTATACTTGGGGTTCTTTCGATAGTCGCGGTTTTGACACGATCAATATCGGTAATCTCAATATTCACTTCGAGATTCCTCTTGTGCGCAAGCCGGGGCGAGGATTGAACTTTGATTACCGCATGGTTTATGACGGTCTGCATTGGGCGCCCGCCTTGGTCTCAACGAGTCAGAGTTGGGTGCCAGGGGATGGGTTTGGGTTCAGAGGACAGGTCAGTGGGGCCTTATATGCGGGCTATGTCACCTTTGATACATTGTTCGGAAATAAGTGCGTAGACAATGGAAACTCGATTCGCGCCACCATATTTGGGAATTGGGTTTACCACGACCCTTATGGAAGAAACCATCAATTCAACTTTAAAGATACATATTGTGGTTTTGACAACACTAATCCTCCAGTCGCAACCGGTGATGGATCAACGAAGGATGGGTCGGGCTATTACTTGAATGTTGCCGATGGAGTGCCGGATGGGTATGTTTACGGTCGCAACGGTTTCAAAATTGGTGCCCCAGAAAACCCGTCATCGGCAGTTCCCAGCAGTATTACTGACAGCAATGGAAACACGATCAACAACAATGGGAACGGGACGTTTACGGACACTCTGGGCACAACGGCGCTAACGATTGGAGGCAATGGTAACGCGTCCAGTCCGCGCACATTTACCTACAATGTTGCTCGTCAGTCTGACTCAAACACAACTGCGACCGCCTCGATGTCGTACCACACCTATACGGTGCAGACAAATTTCGGTTGCCCAAATATCGGAGAATACGGACCACTCCAAAACGACCTTGTGGACAGGATCACGCTCGCGGATGGAACGTTCTATCAATTCAATTACGAGAGTACTCCTGGATACAGTGGGTCCGTGACAGGTCGTCTTGCCTCCGTCACTCTGCCAACGGGTGGAACGATTAGCTATCAATACACGGGTGGTTGCAATGGTAACGGGATGAATGCGGATGGAACACCAGGTTCACTCCATCGAGTGACCTCGGATGGAACAAGATCGTATGACCGTGGCGCGAGCACCAATGGCTCTACGACGACATTGCAGGATGAAGCCGGAAATCAGACATCCTACATCTTCACCAATTCAGGTGGTTTGTACTACGAGACGCAGCACACGGTACACAGCGGTAATACTTCAGGCCCAGTCCTGGCAGATGTCTTGACTTGCTATAACAATATCTCCAGCTGTAATGGTGTAGCAATTGCCACACCGATTACGCAAAAAGACGTCACCATTAGCTACAACGGCGGTGCTCAAAAGAAAACGACTGATGCTTACAGTACAAATGGATTTTTGAATAGTGAATGGGTTTACAACTATGGTGGTGCGCTGCTTAAGTCAACGAGCTATTCCTATGTTGCCCCGGGCCGAATATCGAGCATCACCATCAATGATGGGGGCAGCCATCTGACTTCAAAGACAACATATAACTATGATCAGGGCTCACTGACCACAACTTCCGGCATTCCACAACATAATCCGGTTTCAAGTGCCCGAGGGAATCAGACATCGTCTTATACCTGGATCAATACTACGAACACTTGGCAGAATACCTCTGCTAACTACTACGATACGGGGGTCCCTGTAAGCACGACTGACCCGAACGGCACAACCCAATACTCATACGACTCGACCCAAGGCTTTACGACGCAGGTAACACCGCCTACACCGTCCAGCGGAGTCTCGCTTCCAACAACAGCAAGCTATGATGTTGCTTCAGGCATTCAACTATCGGCATCAGATGCGAATAATACCGGCACGCCGATGGTGCAATATACCCAATATGACAAACTCCTGCGGCTCAAACAGATCAATACGATTGACGGAGGCAGCACCATCTACAACTACTATCCCAGTGCCTGGGGGCCTCAGAGTGGAGCGAATGCGATTACGGCTCTCAATGCGAGCACGAGCGCAAATACGAGCGTTTTGTACGATCTCTATGGTCGTGTAGACCGCAAGGTTGTACTGAATGGGCAAACGAGTAGTCCCTGGTATCAGGTCGACTATTGCTATGACGTTACGGGTAGACTTCACTTTCAACCCATAGTTTACCAAGGCACCGCTTGGAGCACGGCAAAGCAATGTTCCGGCACTGGAACGACATACACCTATGATGCTCTGGGGCGAGTTACCAATATCAACACACCCGATGGCAATACGACATATCAGTACAACTCTCGCGCAGTCAAAGTAACCGACGTTAATGGCGTTCAGAAGATCACACAGTACGATGCTTTGGGCAGAATCACGGCAGTCTGCGAAGGTTCCGGTGTCTCGTATCAGGGTGACTCTCCACAGAACTGCGGATTAGATATCGCTGGAACAGGTTATTTAACGACGTACGCTTACGATCTCTCCAACCACAAGACAACAATCACACAGGGAGTTCAGCAACGCATCTTTCAAACGGATTCGCTCGGTCGAACGATTTATACGAAGGAGCCTGAACGTGGAGAGACGACGTACACCTATGTCTATAACAGCACGGGGTTGCAAGTAACGCGCACAAAGCCCAAGGCCAATCAGGGTGATTCAAACACGAAGACCAACACTACAACGCAGTACGATAAAGTTGGTCGCGTGGTGTCGATCAGTTACGATGATGGCCTTACGCCAAATAAGCAATTTGACTATGACGCGGTCAATTCGCAGATGCAGTGGACCCAAAGCCCAGCCAATCTCAAGGGGCGTCTGGTTGATATGGCTTCGGGCTCCGGTTCAACGCTGACGCGGGGTCTATTCGCCTATGATGCGATGGGTCGGGTAACCGCAATGTGGCAATGCGCTCCCTCGATATGTGGGACTTCCTCACAAGAGAGTCGACCTGCTCTTCAGTTCGGCTATGATCTGGCTGGAAATCTAACAAGTGAATTCGACGGCGCAAGTGGGCAGATCGCTTACGGAAGATCGCCAGCAGGTGAGGTCACTTCGATTACCAATCTCAACTATACCGATACCTATAACCCACCGAATCTTGTCTCAAATGTGGTCAATGGGCCGTTCGGCCCTACTAGCTACACGTTGGGTAACGGTTTGAGTGTTCTGCGTACCTACGATGCGATGGGACGTTATGTCGGAAACTGGTTTTGCAATAATGGTTCGACGCAAGTGGATTGTGGGAACGCGAACGCTAGTACAGTTTTCTTGGCGACAGGTTCAATGAGTGGCAATCACTTGAGTTGGCAATGTGAATCAATAATGGGCTGCCATGATTACCAATACGATGAGGTCAATCGCGTCGTCGTAAACGATTCCTTTGGTACCGTCTATGGAACCTATTCCTACGACCGTTATGGCAATCGTTGGCAGCAAACCTCGCCTCAGGGAGGGCCTGCCCCGTCATACTCATTCGATGCCACTACCAACCACATCAACGGCTTTGGCTACGATGCGGCAGGCGATATGACCAATGATGGTTTCCATTCCTATACCTACGATGCGGAAGGCAAGATACTCCAGGTTGATAGCGGAACGACAGGACAATATGTTTATGACGCAATGGATCGCAGAGTGCGCACACAGAATGCAACCGCAACCTACGAGTATCTGTATGACTATGCCGGTCGTCGCCTATCAAGCTGGCTGGAGCCGAGCAACTTCGGCAATGAAGGCCGAATCTATTGGGACGGACAACAGATAGCCTATCGCGCCCAGAACGGCCAAACCTACTTCGAGCATAAGGATCTGATTGGGACGGAGCGAATGCGCACGAACTATACCGGGACTGTCGCGTCGACCTATTCGTCTCTGCCTTGGGGGGATGGTTACAGTCCCAATGAAAACGATCCAGCAGGTGACGGACTCGACAATCTCCACTTCGCCCAACTGGACAAGGACTCAGAATCCGGTACAGAGCACGCTCAGTTCCGGCAGTATTCCTCCACACAAGGCCGATGGATGAGTCCAGATCCCTACAGCGGAAGTTATGACTTCATGAATCCCCAGAGCTTCAATCGATATGCTTATGCGAGCAACAATCCGTTGGGCTTTGTAGACCCATTGGGTTTGGACTACTGCGATATGAGCGGAGCGCCGAATCAGAATATACAGCCTGGAGATGCGAACTCCTGTTCCCGAGCTGGTGGTTTTTGGGTAGTGGAAGATCCCACGAGTAAAGACCCGAATAACTGTATGACTTCGGCCTCTAACTGTACGGTGAATGTCACAGACGGTTGGTCAGATCCCGTCGCTCCGGGTACTGGAATGCCTGGGGCGACGGGAGGAGATGAACAGTATGGGATTCCGGGTGGCGGTGGTATTGCCCCAAGTAACCAGAACATCGCTACCTGTGCAGCCAATTTTGCAGATAAATACAGCATCGCGGGCGGCCTACATGCCCTTGGTATCGGCAACAGCGGCGTAGGTGGATTCATCACCAATGCACTTGGCGGGAACGCCTTCAGCGGAGCCACAAATTTAATCTCCAGCTTCGGCAGCGGTGCTGCTGGAGGTCATAGCGTCTTCTACAACATGGGGCAGAGCCTCATGGCTGGGCCTCTCCAGGGCATTCCCGGAGGTAGCGGTGTTTGGGGTGCTTCTGCCTCCGATCTGACTACAGGAGCGATTGCGGGGGGTGCTTTCTCTGCCGTGACCGGTGCCGGGCAGACGCTGCAAGGACTGAATGGCGCGGCCAGTCTCGCCTCAACCGGAATCGACGCTGCGGAATTTGCTTCGGGAGTCGGAATAGCCAAATTCATCTACGACGCTGCCTCTTATGGAGTCGGTCTGGTTCATTGCCACAATTAG
- a CDS encoding carboxypeptidase-like regulatory domain-containing protein: MRKSLLAVSLFTVLCTLPMTGESAAPSGFRITGVVVNSLNKAPVAYAHLDASPAITERRMNSTFNPRTGIATDTDDQGRFALTLPSAGAWRLTASASGFVTQAYEEHDNYSSAVVLSAANPSTRLQFSLPPEAEITGTVIDEAGEPVRDARVTLQHRASTSPDRKEQPFQARMSVQTDDRGIYEFAGLAPGDYRVLVNARPWYSMASQSRRYNDTSNEAPPDPSLDVTYQVTWFPGVDDPAQAEVFSLKPADSRTADFHLVPIPAIHLQLELPQSSSTINGRPAPTFPVFERIDNGAGGQGMVQAMPGGRISQGKMDIGGLAPGLYRVRFPGPDRTSQSEIVEIAAGATRTVDLASAATGVANITVNLDSDEDHSFGVVLRSLESGRRFSSFEGSLRRGSSEQSSQSVTLQVPPGRYEVFVAGRGNSFLTGITAKGAEVKGRQITVGTGDIVLALHTSNGYASVSGVATTGDGKPVVGAMVLLVPAGLDDPASFAVLVRDQSNTDGSFHLNNVIPGPYILAAIDHGWDVNWKDPMTLQRYLTQGIPLDLRANMNLKQDIPTQSP, translated from the coding sequence ATGAGGAAGAGCCTTCTTGCCGTTTCTCTGTTTACCGTGCTCTGTACTCTACCCATGACTGGCGAGTCCGCCGCTCCTTCAGGGTTTCGAATCACAGGAGTGGTCGTCAACAGCCTGAATAAGGCTCCAGTGGCCTATGCTCACCTCGATGCCAGCCCCGCGATAACTGAGAGGAGAATGAACAGCACTTTCAATCCCCGAACCGGCATCGCAACCGACACGGACGATCAGGGAAGATTCGCGCTGACACTTCCTTCGGCGGGGGCATGGCGTCTGACCGCAAGCGCCAGTGGATTTGTAACCCAAGCGTATGAGGAGCACGATAACTACTCTTCTGCCGTTGTGCTGTCTGCCGCAAATCCGTCCACTCGTCTTCAGTTTTCTCTTCCTCCTGAAGCAGAGATAACAGGAACCGTCATCGACGAAGCAGGAGAGCCCGTGCGAGATGCGCGGGTCACCTTGCAGCATCGTGCTTCCACTTCACCAGACCGGAAGGAGCAACCATTTCAGGCAAGGATGAGTGTGCAGACCGATGATCGAGGGATATATGAGTTCGCCGGCCTTGCTCCGGGAGATTATCGCGTCCTGGTCAATGCGCGCCCCTGGTATAGCATGGCAAGCCAATCACGAAGATACAATGACACGTCCAATGAAGCTCCTCCCGATCCATCGCTGGATGTCACCTACCAGGTGACGTGGTTCCCTGGAGTCGATGATCCTGCGCAGGCAGAGGTGTTCTCGCTGAAACCGGCGGACAGCCGCACGGCCGACTTTCATCTTGTGCCGATTCCAGCGATTCATCTACAGCTTGAGCTTCCTCAGTCCTCTTCTACAATCAACGGGCGTCCAGCGCCAACCTTCCCGGTCTTTGAGCGCATCGATAACGGAGCCGGGGGCCAAGGCATGGTACAGGCGATGCCCGGAGGCAGAATCTCCCAGGGGAAAATGGATATAGGAGGGCTTGCTCCTGGTCTCTATCGTGTGCGCTTTCCGGGACCAGATAGAACATCGCAGAGCGAGATCGTCGAGATCGCGGCAGGTGCGACGCGAACTGTTGACCTCGCCAGCGCGGCGACAGGTGTCGCAAACATTACGGTGAACCTGGACTCCGATGAGGATCACTCATTCGGAGTCGTCTTGAGGAGCCTCGAGAGCGGCAGACGGTTCTCGTCCTTTGAGGGCAGCTTGCGTCGCGGTTCATCGGAGCAGTCGTCACAATCCGTGACGCTGCAAGTTCCCCCAGGACGCTATGAGGTCTTCGTGGCAGGAAGAGGGAATAGTTTTTTGACGGGCATCACGGCAAAAGGCGCAGAGGTGAAAGGACGGCAAATCACCGTTGGTACAGGAGATATAGTTTTGGCATTACATACCTCGAATGGGTATGCCTCTGTGAGCGGGGTTGCGACCACAGGCGACGGCAAACCCGTAGTGGGTGCGATGGTGTTGTTGGTTCCTGCGGGCCTCGACGATCCTGCTTCCTTTGCGGTTCTGGTTCGCGATCAATCCAATACTGACGGAAGCTTTCACCTGAACAACGTCATTCCCGGGCCTTACATTCTTGCGGCAATCGATCATGGGTGGGATGTCAACTGGAAAGATCCGATGACGCTGCAACGTTACCTCACACAGGGTATTCCGCTGGATCTGCGCGCGAATATGAACCTCAAGCAGGACATTCCGACTCAATCGCCGTGA
- a CDS encoding carboxypeptidase-like regulatory domain-containing protein yields the protein MLIGNTLKLRAAFPLLVVAFAGICPVAAMQMGSGAALTSPSSGPITVSGVVVNATNGIPISRALVRINDRAMLTDHLGRFEFTQFTPPSSAVLEVQKPGYYFGQETGSSMPLRADQMAQPVVARLYPEALITGTLTTQDGTPLPQIFVSALRRSYNDSGSQWLPVKNSMTNSHGEFRLAVPPGDYRITSTPFARLRGNSQMALPISYPSPGVSETADSLHMSSGTEQRLELHATVSPSHTVKVMLDTSPERGFPMLLARSSNGAVFPVNVTRGGGPEGMQIGLPSGTFTLLATLNRRDGVEYGEATVTVGEDNNSEVALHLAPVAPIPIQVVVDGDTTSDKTPPGPQQLGLWMENVQRAAYPTGSTFSMPVMNGNQGAVFRLTPGTYRFNARNSGSWYVKSITCGTSNLLQQDLTVSAGGAGSVPIIVTVSNQTGGLQGLVRQKGSPVSGWVYAVPSGQSAVPVYSIHSGTDGSFNLSSLPPGSYDVVAFESRHSADYRAPNALAQFNTYVRQVTITSGNKAMLDLESVPDTELHP from the coding sequence GTGTTGATCGGAAATACATTGAAGCTCCGGGCTGCGTTCCCTCTGCTGGTAGTGGCATTTGCTGGCATATGTCCCGTTGCTGCGATGCAAATGGGATCCGGTGCTGCGCTCACCTCACCTTCCTCAGGACCGATTACAGTTTCAGGGGTCGTCGTGAATGCCACGAACGGGATTCCGATCTCTCGAGCCCTCGTACGGATCAACGACCGCGCCATGTTGACCGACCATCTGGGTAGATTTGAGTTCACGCAATTTACGCCGCCCTCTTCTGCTGTCCTGGAGGTCCAGAAGCCTGGGTACTACTTCGGCCAGGAGACGGGCTCCTCAATGCCCCTTCGTGCCGATCAGATGGCCCAACCCGTCGTCGCTCGACTTTATCCTGAGGCTCTGATTACGGGGACGTTGACGACTCAGGACGGAACTCCGCTGCCCCAGATCTTCGTCAGCGCGCTTCGTAGGAGCTATAACGATTCGGGTAGTCAGTGGCTCCCAGTCAAGAACAGCATGACGAACTCTCATGGAGAGTTTCGTCTGGCCGTCCCTCCCGGAGACTATCGCATCACCTCAACCCCCTTCGCGCGTCTTCGTGGAAACTCCCAGATGGCACTTCCGATCTCATATCCCTCGCCGGGAGTCTCTGAGACAGCAGACAGTCTCCATATGAGCAGTGGTACAGAGCAAAGACTGGAGCTTCACGCTACCGTCAGCCCGTCCCACACAGTGAAAGTGATGCTGGATACCTCGCCGGAACGCGGTTTCCCGATGCTGCTCGCACGATCAAGCAACGGCGCGGTCTTTCCGGTCAACGTGACTCGAGGAGGCGGGCCCGAAGGAATGCAGATCGGTCTTCCCAGCGGGACCTTTACCTTACTGGCCACTCTCAATCGCAGAGACGGTGTGGAGTATGGAGAGGCTACAGTCACTGTCGGAGAGGACAATAACTCCGAGGTCGCGTTGCATCTGGCTCCCGTCGCTCCGATCCCTATTCAGGTGGTCGTCGATGGGGACACTACGTCCGATAAGACGCCGCCGGGGCCGCAGCAGCTTGGCTTATGGATGGAAAACGTACAACGGGCGGCTTATCCCACCGGGTCGACGTTTTCTATGCCTGTCATGAACGGCAATCAAGGGGCAGTATTCCGGCTCACCCCGGGCACCTACCGATTCAATGCCCGGAATAGCGGCTCATGGTATGTGAAGTCGATTACGTGTGGAACTTCCAATCTATTGCAACAGGATCTAACAGTGTCAGCGGGAGGAGCCGGGAGCGTCCCAATCATCGTGACGGTAAGCAATCAGACTGGAGGACTTCAAGGATTGGTCCGGCAAAAGGGATCGCCCGTTTCGGGATGGGTTTATGCGGTTCCCTCGGGACAGAGCGCGGTGCCAGTCTACTCGATCCACAGCGGAACAGATGGCAGTTTTAATCTCTCTTCCCTGCCCCCTGGCAGTTATGATGTCGTCGCTTTTGAGAGTCGTCATTCTGCTGATTACCGCGCACCCAATGCGTTGGCGCAATTCAACACCTATGTGCGACAGGTCACCATCACTTCTGGAAATAAAGCCATGCTGGATCTCGAGAGCGTTCCTGATACGGAGCTTCATCCATGA
- the sugE gene encoding quaternary ammonium compound efflux SMR transporter SugE, with the protein MSKNWVLLIIAGLFEVCWSVGLKYTDGFTRLRPTIFTITTLCISMFLLAKASQGLPIGTAYGVWVGIGATGAALLGILLFDEPASPARLGFLALLLFSIIGLKLTSH; encoded by the coding sequence ATGTCCAAAAATTGGGTTTTGCTCATTATCGCGGGTCTGTTCGAAGTCTGCTGGTCAGTTGGATTGAAATACACCGATGGTTTTACCCGGTTGCGCCCGACTATCTTCACGATAACGACTCTTTGCATCAGTATGTTTCTTTTAGCCAAGGCCAGCCAGGGACTTCCTATTGGAACCGCCTACGGAGTCTGGGTCGGAATTGGAGCCACTGGTGCAGCACTTTTGGGGATTCTGCTCTTCGATGAGCCTGCATCGCCTGCGCGCCTCGGTTTTCTGGCCTTACTATTGTTTTCTATTATCGGACTCAAGCTCACCAGCCACTAA